In Lysinibacillus sp. FSL M8-0337, the following proteins share a genomic window:
- a CDS encoding fumarate hydratase, translated as MNLQTLEKSLYDLITETSTNLPKDVRRAIKKAKEAENAGTRAAMSLETISNNIIMAEDNVSPICQDTGLPTFKIYTPVGVNQLEIKEAIKKAINDTTADAKLRPNAVDSLTGANSGNNLGDGLPVMKFEQWEKDYITIKLILKGGGCENKNIQYSLPCELEGLGRAGRDLDGIRKCILHSVYQAQGQGCSAGFIGVGIGGDRSSGYDLAKEQLFRHVEDTNANPDLAKLEEYVVKTANTFGIGTMGFGGEATLLGCKIGVMHRIPASFYVSVAYNCWAYRRMAVDINPETGEIINWHYQEGEKITFKDEVAATAEETSTNVVELTAPITEEQIRSLKVGDVVSITGRMYTGRDAIHHHLMSHDAPVDLNGQVIYHCGPVMAKDEEGNWTVKAAGPTTSIREEPYQGDIMKKFGIRAVIGKGGMGPKTLAALGEHGGVYLNAIGGAAQYYADCIKGVDGVDLMEFGIPEAMWHLNVEGFTAVVTMDSHGNSLHADVDKSSLEKLALHAERVF; from the coding sequence ATGAATCTTCAAACTTTGGAGAAAAGTCTATACGATTTAATTACAGAAACGTCAACAAACTTACCAAAAGATGTACGTCGTGCCATTAAAAAAGCGAAAGAAGCTGAAAATGCAGGCACTCGTGCAGCAATGAGTTTAGAAACAATCTCTAATAATATTATTATGGCAGAAGACAATGTATCACCAATCTGTCAAGATACTGGTCTACCAACATTTAAAATCTACACTCCTGTAGGTGTAAACCAATTAGAGATTAAAGAAGCAATCAAAAAAGCAATTAACGATACAACAGCCGATGCAAAATTACGTCCAAATGCTGTTGATTCTTTAACTGGTGCAAACAGTGGCAACAACCTTGGTGATGGACTACCAGTTATGAAATTCGAGCAATGGGAAAAAGACTATATTACGATTAAATTAATTCTTAAAGGTGGCGGCTGTGAAAATAAAAACATCCAATACAGCTTACCATGTGAGTTAGAAGGTCTTGGTCGTGCTGGTCGTGACTTAGACGGTATCCGTAAATGTATTCTACACTCTGTTTACCAAGCACAAGGTCAAGGCTGTTCTGCAGGCTTCATCGGCGTAGGTATCGGTGGCGACCGCTCTTCTGGCTATGATTTAGCAAAAGAGCAATTATTCCGTCATGTGGAAGATACGAATGCAAATCCTGATCTTGCAAAATTAGAAGAATATGTTGTAAAAACTGCCAACACTTTCGGTATTGGTACAATGGGCTTCGGTGGTGAAGCAACTTTACTTGGTTGTAAAATTGGCGTTATGCACCGTATTCCTGCATCATTCTACGTATCAGTAGCCTATAACTGCTGGGCATACCGTCGTATGGCAGTTGATATTAATCCAGAAACTGGCGAAATCATTAACTGGCACTATCAAGAAGGCGAAAAAATTACATTTAAAGATGAAGTTGCTGCAACAGCAGAAGAGACTTCTACAAATGTTGTAGAACTAACTGCACCGATTACAGAAGAACAAATTCGTTCACTTAAAGTAGGTGACGTTGTGTCTATTACTGGTCGTATGTACACTGGTCGCGATGCAATTCACCATCACTTAATGAGTCACGATGCACCAGTTGATCTGAACGGACAAGTTATTTATCACTGTGGTCCTGTAATGGCTAAAGATGAAGAAGGTAACTGGACAGTGAAAGCTGCTGGTCCAACTACTTCTATCCGTGAGGAGCCATACCAAGGAGATATCATGAAAAAATTTGGTATCCGTGCTGTAATTGGTAAAGGCGGTATGGGTCCAAAAACACTTGCCGCTTTAGGTGAACACGGTGGGGTTTACTTAAATGCAATCGGTGGTGCCGCTCAATACTACGCAGACTGCATTAAAGGTGTAGATGGTGTAGACTTAATGGAATTCGGTATTCCAGAAGCTATGTGGCATTTAAACGTTGAAGGGTTCACAGCCGTTGTAACAATGGACTCTCACGGTAACTCGCTTCACGCTGATGTAGATAAATCTTCTCTAGAGAAACTTGCGCTACATGCAGAAAGAGTCTTCTAA
- a CDS encoding heavy metal translocating P-type ATPase: MEYSNRENVGLIENIKVHAELIAAIMAGLFILLAWRLDTNDQTTASVLLYIVAFCVGGFAKAKEGIEETIKEKKLNVELLMILAAIGSAAIGYWTEGAILIFIFAVSGALETYAMNKSHREISALMNLQPEEAWLVRGGFEPMKVAVSTLKIGDHLLIKPGERVPADGIIFKGQSSIDEAAISGEPLPIAKFEGDEVFAGTVNLNGAITMEMTKPNSETLFQKIIMLVQNAQSEKSPSQQFIEKFEGTYVKFVLLSVALMMFLPHFLIGWDWTTTFYRAMVLLVVASPCALVASIMPATLAAISNGAKNGILFKGGLHLEHLSALRALAVDKTGTLTQGKPIVTDFIVRDGLNQEETLAILAGIEAQSNHPLAQAITTYAKAQHISQFAQATIEDIPGWGMKGFVNGTEYLIGKPDFVGSEEANTFANNALSKLSAEGKTVIFIRDKEGIVALAALKDTVRDEAKKAVALLKELGIDVIMLTGDNEKTAKVIAKEAGVTEFVAECLPETKVTEMKRLLDQHKYVGMVGDGINDAPALATATTGIAMGEGTDVALETADVVLMKNDLSKIAYAVRLSRKMQRIVKQNIFFSIGIIVLLIASNFLQVVDLPLGVIGHEGSTILVILNGLRMLNKNV, translated from the coding sequence ATGGAGTACTCTAATCGAGAAAATGTTGGATTAATTGAGAATATAAAAGTGCACGCTGAACTAATTGCTGCTATTATGGCAGGTTTATTTATCTTGCTTGCATGGCGTTTAGATACAAATGATCAAACAACTGCTTCAGTTCTTTTATATATTGTTGCTTTTTGTGTTGGAGGATTTGCAAAAGCAAAAGAAGGCATCGAAGAAACTATAAAAGAAAAAAAATTAAACGTAGAGTTACTAATGATTTTAGCTGCAATTGGCTCAGCAGCTATTGGCTATTGGACAGAGGGAGCCATTCTTATTTTTATCTTTGCTGTCAGTGGCGCTCTAGAAACATATGCTATGAACAAAAGTCACCGCGAAATATCTGCACTCATGAATTTACAACCTGAGGAAGCTTGGTTAGTACGCGGTGGGTTTGAACCGATGAAAGTCGCTGTCTCAACACTAAAAATTGGTGACCATTTACTGATTAAACCTGGTGAACGTGTCCCAGCAGACGGTATTATCTTTAAAGGACAGTCTTCTATCGATGAAGCTGCTATTAGTGGTGAGCCATTACCGATTGCCAAGTTCGAAGGTGACGAAGTATTTGCAGGGACAGTTAATTTAAATGGCGCGATTACTATGGAAATGACAAAACCAAATTCCGAAACATTATTCCAAAAAATTATTATGCTTGTTCAAAATGCTCAAAGTGAAAAATCACCTTCACAGCAATTTATCGAAAAATTTGAAGGTACTTATGTAAAATTCGTGTTACTATCTGTTGCACTTATGATGTTCCTTCCCCACTTTTTAATCGGTTGGGACTGGACGACAACGTTTTATCGAGCAATGGTACTTTTAGTAGTGGCATCTCCATGTGCACTGGTTGCATCCATTATGCCTGCCACATTAGCAGCTATTTCGAATGGCGCGAAAAACGGGATACTATTTAAAGGTGGCTTACACCTCGAGCACTTAAGTGCGTTACGTGCATTAGCAGTCGATAAAACAGGAACTTTAACACAAGGTAAACCAATCGTAACAGACTTCATCGTACGCGATGGTTTAAATCAAGAAGAAACATTAGCAATTCTTGCAGGTATTGAAGCTCAATCAAACCATCCTTTAGCACAAGCGATTACTACCTACGCTAAAGCACAACACATATCACAGTTTGCGCAAGCAACGATTGAAGATATCCCTGGCTGGGGCATGAAAGGCTTTGTTAATGGAACAGAGTATTTAATAGGTAAACCAGATTTTGTTGGAAGTGAAGAAGCTAACACATTCGCAAATAACGCATTATCAAAGCTTTCTGCTGAAGGTAAAACAGTAATTTTTATACGTGACAAGGAAGGTATTGTCGCACTTGCTGCATTAAAAGATACGGTTCGTGATGAGGCAAAAAAAGCTGTCGCATTGTTAAAAGAATTAGGAATCGATGTTATCATGCTGACTGGCGATAATGAGAAAACGGCTAAAGTTATTGCAAAAGAGGCAGGCGTTACTGAATTTGTGGCAGAATGTCTTCCTGAAACAAAAGTGACGGAAATGAAACGCCTCCTCGATCAACATAAATATGTAGGGATGGTTGGTGACGGTATCAATGACGCACCAGCATTAGCAACAGCCACTACTGGTATTGCAATGGGCGAAGGGACAGATGTTGCCTTAGAAACAGCAGATGTCGTGTTAATGAAAAATGATTTATCTAAAATTGCCTATGCGGTTCGTCTTTCTCGCAAAATGCAACGAATCGTGAAACAAAATATTTTCTTCTCTATCGGCATTATTGTTTTATTAATTGCCTCTAACTTTTTACAAGTTGTCGATTTACCACTAGGTGTGATCGGTCATGAAGGCAGTACAATTCTCGTTATTTTAAACGGCTTACGAATGCTTAATAAAAATGTATAG
- a CDS encoding YihY/virulence factor BrkB family protein: MEKKKASIRSSFAEVKAFFSPNEDMVDVMTSKGFIQDLMLRIQRVEISALGAQLAYFFLLSFFPLLIFLVTLLPYLNLETTQVYSFLVNLMPDEVYRLIESTLNEVLTNRNSSLLSIGVLGTIWSASKGINALLRALNKAYDTENRVTFIDRGLSLVFTIALVIVIAVALLLPVFGQQIGHFLFSIVSIEDEFESLWRNIRWSMPPLLIFVVLMAIYWLVPNTTPRLKLMGVWPGAMFSTLAWLLVTYGFSFYISNFGNYSATYGSIGGVIILMLWLYFTGMILIFGGVLNATMQKRALLKAEGAIK; the protein is encoded by the coding sequence ATGGAAAAGAAAAAAGCATCCATACGTTCTTCATTTGCGGAAGTAAAAGCATTTTTTTCGCCAAATGAAGATATGGTAGATGTGATGACATCGAAAGGCTTTATCCAAGATTTAATGCTTCGCATACAACGCGTTGAAATATCGGCGCTCGGGGCGCAACTTGCTTATTTCTTTTTGCTATCTTTCTTCCCCCTACTCATTTTCCTTGTAACGCTTTTGCCATATTTAAATTTAGAAACAACGCAAGTTTATTCGTTTTTAGTTAATTTGATGCCTGATGAAGTATACAGGTTGATAGAAAGTACATTAAATGAGGTGCTAACGAACCGTAATAGCAGCCTATTATCAATTGGTGTACTTGGGACGATTTGGTCTGCGTCAAAAGGAATCAATGCGTTATTAAGAGCTTTAAATAAAGCGTACGATACCGAAAATAGGGTGACCTTTATAGATCGAGGGCTCTCTCTTGTATTTACTATAGCTTTAGTAATTGTAATAGCAGTCGCGCTTTTATTACCTGTTTTTGGACAGCAAATTGGTCATTTTTTATTTTCAATTGTTAGTATTGAAGATGAGTTTGAATCCCTTTGGCGCAATATTCGCTGGTCGATGCCACCGTTACTTATTTTTGTAGTGTTGATGGCAATTTACTGGTTAGTACCGAATACGACACCTCGATTGAAATTAATGGGTGTTTGGCCAGGCGCAATGTTTTCGACGCTCGCATGGTTGCTTGTGACATATGGTTTTTCTTTCTATATTAGTAATTTTGGAAACTATTCTGCTACATATGGTAGTATTGGTGGCGTTATTATATTAATGCTGTGGCTGTATTTTACTGGGATGATTTTAATTTTTGGTGGTGTCTTAAATGCCACGATGCAAAAGAGAGCATTGCTTAAAGCTGAAGGTGCTATTAAATAA
- a CDS encoding YtxH domain-containing protein yields the protein MGQSKLLASIVVGAAVGAALSMFDRTTREKTVATTKKMKEAVSYYASHRNELQDLIEEKVIAAKVLCDSVSENVNTIAEKVDEFKELPSTIQGMISDTKTAFTSPEKE from the coding sequence ATGGGACAAAGTAAATTATTAGCATCCATCGTTGTAGGTGCTGCAGTAGGTGCTGCATTAAGCATGTTTGATCGTACTACACGAGAGAAAACTGTCGCTACTACTAAAAAAATGAAGGAAGCAGTATCATATTACGCATCGCATCGTAATGAACTGCAAGATTTAATTGAGGAAAAAGTAATCGCAGCTAAAGTACTTTGTGATAGCGTATCAGAAAATGTCAATACAATAGCTGAGAAAGTTGATGAATTTAAAGAATTACCTTCCACTATTCAAGGCATGATTAGCGATACAAAAACAGCCTTTACCTCACCAGAAAAAGAATAG
- a CDS encoding DUF1128 domain-containing protein → MDLSISSKENVIYMVDQMKDKLRMVNVDAMKSENFDEANYEDLVYLYEMVMKRDTFSPSEMQAIVAELGSLRK, encoded by the coding sequence ATGGATTTATCTATATCGTCAAAAGAAAACGTTATTTATATGGTCGATCAAATGAAAGATAAGCTTCGCATGGTCAATGTAGATGCCATGAAATCAGAGAATTTTGATGAAGCAAATTATGAAGATTTAGTCTATCTATACGAAATGGTTATGAAACGTGACACATTTAGCCCTAGTGAAATGCAGGCTATCGTTGCTGAATTGGGCTCTTTACGCAAATAA
- the motB gene encoding flagellar motor protein MotB produces MAKKAKKKKHEDHVDESWLVPYADILTLLLALFIVLFASSSVDQEKLERMSAVFNQIFDGGSSFLEQPSPMQTPDAKNDETPQQPQQNSAYLKDQQELAEIKDSVDNFIAVNEMEGQFATEMTDEGLLVTIRDSILFDPGKATIKPEYNKIASELAAVLVSDPARSVVITGHTDNVPQTGPEFASNWELSVMRAVNFLKVLVNSNSELDRVYFSAKGYGEYKAIAPNNTAEGRAKNRRVEVLIQPLVAEDGSAAKNTQ; encoded by the coding sequence TTGGCAAAGAAAGCTAAGAAAAAAAAGCATGAAGATCATGTTGATGAGTCTTGGTTAGTACCATATGCTGATATTTTAACGTTATTACTGGCGTTATTTATCGTACTTTTTGCATCTAGTTCAGTTGACCAAGAAAAATTAGAGCGTATGTCGGCAGTGTTTAATCAAATATTTGATGGTGGGTCGAGCTTTTTAGAACAACCATCTCCAATGCAAACACCAGATGCAAAGAATGATGAAACACCGCAACAGCCACAGCAAAACTCAGCGTATTTAAAAGATCAACAGGAGCTAGCTGAAATTAAAGATAGTGTCGATAATTTTATTGCAGTCAATGAGATGGAAGGTCAATTCGCGACAGAAATGACAGATGAAGGTTTACTTGTTACAATTCGCGATAGCATTTTGTTCGATCCAGGTAAAGCTACTATTAAGCCAGAGTATAACAAAATTGCTAGTGAACTTGCAGCAGTATTAGTGTCTGACCCAGCACGTAGTGTTGTCATTACTGGTCATACAGATAACGTACCACAAACAGGTCCTGAATTCGCTTCAAACTGGGAATTATCGGTAATGCGAGCGGTGAATTTTTTAAAGGTTTTAGTGAATAGTAATTCAGAACTTGATCGGGTTTATTTTAGTGCAAAAGGGTATGGGGAATATAAAGCCATTGCACCAAATAATACGGCTGAAGGGCGCGCGAAAAATCGTCGTGTGGAAGTATTAATTCAACCACTTGTTGCTGAAGATGGCTCTGCTGCGAAAAATACGCAGTAG
- the motA gene encoding flagellar motor stator protein MotA, translating to MDLSSVVGIILALVALLTGMVLKGVSLSAFYNPAAILIIIFGTISAVTIAFPMKELKRVPKLFKILFKETKLADDIEIIKMFSQWADLARREGLLALESKASEIEDPFLKNGLTLAIDGQNADYIRDVLTEEVEAMEERHISGSAIFTQAGTYAPTLGVLGAVVGLIAALGNMNDIDKLGHAISGAFMATLLGIFTGYVLWHPFANKLKRKSAVEVKQKRMMIEGILSVLEGEAPRVIEQKLSSYLTMEERRQITGESGAGGLGKES from the coding sequence ATGGATTTATCGTCAGTAGTAGGGATAATTTTAGCGCTAGTTGCACTATTAACAGGGATGGTGTTAAAGGGAGTAAGTTTAAGTGCCTTTTACAATCCAGCGGCTATTTTAATTATCATCTTCGGTACAATATCTGCTGTAACAATTGCCTTTCCTATGAAGGAACTAAAGCGGGTACCAAAGCTATTTAAAATTCTTTTTAAAGAAACAAAACTAGCAGATGATATTGAAATTATTAAGATGTTTTCACAATGGGCCGATTTAGCTCGTCGTGAAGGATTGTTAGCGCTAGAAAGTAAGGCTTCAGAAATTGAAGATCCATTTTTAAAAAATGGTCTTACATTAGCAATTGATGGTCAAAACGCAGATTATATCCGTGATGTATTAACGGAAGAAGTAGAAGCGATGGAAGAACGACATATAAGTGGTTCGGCTATTTTTACACAAGCAGGTACATATGCCCCGACATTAGGGGTACTCGGTGCGGTAGTAGGGTTAATCGCAGCATTAGGAAATATGAATGATATTGATAAGTTAGGTCATGCTATATCAGGTGCATTTATGGCAACATTATTAGGTATTTTTACAGGTTACGTGTTATGGCATCCATTTGCCAACAAGTTAAAACGTAAATCAGCAGTTGAAGTAAAGCAAAAACGTATGATGATTGAAGGCATTCTTTCTGTATTAGAGGGGGAAGCGCCACGTGTTATTGAACAAAAATTATCTTCTTATTTAACGATGGAAGAGCGTCGTCAAATTACGGGTGAAAGCGGGGCGGGCGGCCTTGGCAAAGAAAGCTAA
- a CDS encoding aminopeptidase, translating into MLLSFDTKLLRYAELAVKIGVNIQKNQYLYVSCSTDNLKLAEIITKIAYENGAKQVFVDLSDDRLVRTRYEKAPKDSFDFYPPWKIQEREWLAEQGAAFLSIVSQNPDLLKDIDHEKIMTFQKASGQALANYYTMMRADKFSWTVIAAPSKQWAAKVFPYLPEEQQVEALWEAIFAATRTDQDEPVNAWKTHDEQLHNKADYLNKKQFKFLRYQAPGTDLTIELPKKHIWTGGSSVNIYGNTFMANMPTEEVFTAPLKTGVNGFVSSTKPLSYSGNIIDQFTLTFKDGRIIDIQAQQGQDILASLVATDEGAQYLGEIALVPHQSPISQSGLLFYNTLFDENASNHLAIGNAYSFCIEGGKEMSSKELLSHGLNQSLTHVDFMIGSANMDIDGIAADGQIEPIFRNGNWAF; encoded by the coding sequence TTGTTATTATCATTTGACACAAAATTACTAAGATATGCCGAATTAGCCGTGAAAATAGGAGTAAATATCCAGAAAAATCAATACCTTTATGTGAGTTGTTCGACCGATAACTTAAAATTAGCTGAAATAATTACTAAAATTGCTTATGAAAATGGTGCAAAACAGGTTTTTGTTGATTTATCAGATGATCGACTTGTGCGCACACGTTATGAAAAAGCTCCAAAAGACTCATTTGATTTTTATCCTCCATGGAAAATTCAAGAGCGTGAATGGCTTGCAGAGCAAGGTGCTGCCTTTTTAAGCATCGTTTCACAAAACCCAGACCTCTTAAAGGATATCGATCATGAAAAAATTATGACTTTCCAAAAAGCATCAGGTCAAGCACTCGCTAACTACTATACTATGATGCGAGCAGATAAATTTAGCTGGACAGTAATTGCTGCTCCTTCTAAACAATGGGCAGCCAAAGTATTTCCATATCTACCAGAAGAACAGCAAGTTGAGGCATTATGGGAAGCAATCTTTGCTGCTACACGCACAGACCAAGATGAACCGGTCAATGCTTGGAAAACTCACGACGAACAGCTACATAACAAAGCCGACTACCTAAATAAGAAACAATTTAAGTTCCTGCGCTATCAAGCTCCGGGAACAGATTTAACAATTGAGTTACCAAAGAAGCATATTTGGACAGGTGGCAGTAGTGTCAATATATATGGCAATACATTTATGGCAAATATGCCAACAGAAGAAGTTTTTACAGCCCCACTCAAAACAGGTGTCAATGGCTTTGTCTCAAGTACGAAACCTTTAAGCTATAGTGGCAATATTATCGACCAGTTTACATTAACATTTAAAGATGGTCGTATTATCGATATACAAGCACAGCAAGGACAAGATATTTTAGCATCACTTGTTGCAACAGATGAAGGTGCACAGTATCTTGGGGAAATAGCACTTGTTCCCCACCAATCGCCTATCTCACAATCCGGATTATTATTTTACAATACATTATTCGATGAAAATGCCTCTAACCATTTAGCTATAGGTAATGCCTATTCCTTTTGTATAGAAGGTGGCAAAGAAATGTCATCAAAAGAATTGCTGTCTCACGGTCTAAATCAAAGTTTAACGCATGTTGACTTTATGATTGGCTCTGCTAATATGGATATTGATGGCATCGCAGCTGATGGTCAAATTGAACCAATTTTCCGCAATGGCAACTGGGCCTTTTAA
- a CDS encoding carbonic anhydrase: protein MTMLKEILKFNEDFVQEKKYEPFITTKYPDKRIVILSCMDTRLVELLPKAMNLRNGDVKIVKSAGALVSHPFGAVMRSLLVAVYGLQADEVYVVGHYDCGMSAVDPDAMLNQMVDRGIKEETIKMMEYSGIDLKDFLRGFGDVATSVKKSVDTIRNHPLMVDSVPVHGLVIDPNTGRLDLIDDGSK from the coding sequence ATGACAATGTTAAAAGAGATTTTAAAGTTTAATGAAGATTTCGTTCAAGAAAAAAAATATGAGCCTTTTATTACAACTAAGTACCCAGATAAGCGTATCGTTATTTTATCTTGTATGGACACTCGCCTTGTAGAACTATTACCAAAAGCGATGAATTTAAGAAACGGCGACGTTAAAATTGTAAAAAGTGCTGGTGCTTTAGTGAGTCACCCATTCGGTGCAGTAATGCGTAGTTTACTCGTTGCGGTTTATGGATTGCAAGCTGATGAAGTGTATGTAGTTGGGCATTATGACTGTGGTATGAGCGCAGTTGATCCAGATGCAATGCTTAACCAAATGGTAGACCGAGGTATTAAAGAAGAAACCATTAAGATGATGGAGTACTCTGGTATTGATTTAAAAGATTTCTTACGTGGTTTCGGCGATGTAGCAACAAGCGTGAAGAAAAGTGTCGATACAATTCGTAATCACCCGTTAATGGTTGATAGTGTCCCTGTTCACGGTTTAGTTATTGACCCAAATACTGGTCGCCTTGATTTAATTGACGACGGTAGTAAATAA
- a CDS encoding class I SAM-dependent methyltransferase: MYTYHSISAEVYNLDKPIGTSFGDVEYYSDRLQHVKGKILEPAVGTGRILIPLLEQGFAIEGFDLSEEMLDYCRSNLQEAQKETTIYQANMETFQSDQLYEAIIIPTGTFLLITDDEKAMTSLSNFYHHLEPNGRLIVDIFLQPDFHEGSSQYRTFTNKQDELITLQITQSAINYIEQTTTTHHRYDKWKEGKCIESEFEIFTLKWYGIQEFKRLLMQIGFKDIVISSDYCYKQYPTNRNQTITFEAVK, from the coding sequence ATGTATACTTATCATTCGATTTCAGCAGAAGTTTATAATCTAGATAAACCAATCGGCACATCATTCGGTGATGTCGAATATTATAGCGACAGACTTCAGCATGTCAAAGGAAAAATATTAGAACCAGCTGTTGGAACAGGGCGTATTTTAATTCCTTTACTTGAACAAGGTTTTGCTATTGAAGGCTTTGATTTATCCGAAGAAATGTTAGACTACTGTCGAAGCAATCTACAAGAGGCACAGAAAGAAACAACTATTTATCAAGCAAATATGGAGACATTCCAATCTGATCAACTTTATGAAGCAATCATAATCCCTACTGGAACATTTTTATTAATTACTGATGATGAAAAAGCTATGACTAGTCTATCTAATTTTTATCATCATTTAGAACCAAATGGAAGATTGATAGTCGATATATTTTTGCAACCAGATTTTCATGAAGGCAGCTCTCAATATCGAACGTTTACAAATAAGCAAGATGAATTGATTACATTGCAAATAACACAATCTGCAATCAATTATATTGAACAAACGACAACTACCCACCATCGCTATGATAAATGGAAAGAAGGCAAATGTATCGAAAGCGAATTTGAAATATTCACCTTAAAATGGTATGGAATTCAAGAATTTAAAAGGCTTTTAATGCAAATTGGCTTTAAAGATATCGTTATTTCATCTGATTATTGTTATAAGCAATATCCTACAAATCGAAATCAAACCATCACCTTTGAAGCTGTTAAATGA
- a CDS encoding GNAT family protein, translated as MVLKIWNLLRKKGGNVVSIQGEKCYVRTFQEKDAQSLTGLVSRNKYFWSTYEPLQRPEYYTVDAQYKKIQESLYLMSSKREFTFGIYEQGTNNLIGHIALYAIKRLPYSSAFVGYAMDEIYIGKGIVTEAVELVVQFAFEQIGLHRVEAYVSTENNASIRVLEKSGFQREGLLRKLLYINGQWVDHYMYARLEPSS; from the coding sequence ATGGTGCTAAAAATTTGGAATTTATTAAGGAAAAAGGGTGGAAATGTGGTCTCGATTCAGGGGGAGAAATGCTACGTTCGCACATTCCAAGAAAAAGATGCACAAAGTTTAACGGGTCTTGTAAGCCGAAACAAATATTTTTGGTCTACATATGAACCGTTACAGCGTCCTGAATACTATACAGTTGATGCACAATATAAAAAAATCCAAGAAAGTTTATATTTAATGAGCTCAAAGAGAGAATTTACTTTCGGGATATATGAGCAAGGTACAAATAATTTAATAGGTCACATTGCGTTGTATGCTATCAAACGTTTACCGTATTCAAGCGCCTTTGTTGGTTATGCGATGGATGAAATCTATATAGGAAAAGGAATTGTAACAGAAGCGGTAGAATTGGTTGTACAATTTGCCTTTGAACAAATAGGGCTACATCGTGTGGAGGCGTATGTATCGACTGAAAATAACGCTTCGATTCGGGTGTTGGAGAAATCAGGATTTCAACGAGAAGGCTTATTAAGAAAATTACTGTATATCAATGGGCAATGGGTAGATCACTATATGTATGCTCGCCTAGAGCCATCATCATGA
- a CDS encoding polyphosphate kinase, whose protein sequence is MTQNLKNLDLSIELDKKMYKKKLKVLQYEMLNAQQFLLNNKIGLILVFEGMDAAGKGGAIKRLIERVDPRGYVVHPISAPQPHELRYNYLQRFWRKLPQHGQIAIFDRSWYGRVLVERIEGFANKEEWSRAYEEINNFEKILTAGDYIVIKFWLHVSDEEQLKRFNERAQDPYKSWKLTDEDWRNREKTPEYIAAANDMFEKTDKKNAPWVLVAGNDKKHARVQVLQETLAHIEREAQKRGLHLTNVLDKSDLEDAESSSIELLQIQPKKQVKNK, encoded by the coding sequence ATGACTCAAAATCTAAAAAATCTTGACCTATCGATTGAACTAGATAAAAAAATGTATAAAAAGAAATTAAAAGTACTTCAATATGAAATGTTAAATGCACAGCAATTTTTACTAAATAATAAAATCGGCCTTATTCTAGTATTTGAAGGAATGGATGCTGCTGGTAAGGGAGGCGCCATTAAACGTCTTATTGAGCGGGTAGACCCTAGGGGTTACGTTGTTCATCCAATTTCAGCACCACAGCCTCACGAATTACGCTATAACTACTTGCAACGTTTTTGGAGAAAATTACCGCAACATGGCCAAATTGCCATTTTCGATCGCTCTTGGTATGGACGAGTGCTAGTAGAGCGTATCGAAGGATTTGCAAATAAAGAAGAATGGTCTCGTGCGTATGAAGAGATTAACAACTTTGAGAAAATTTTAACGGCTGGAGATTACATTGTTATAAAATTCTGGTTACATGTGTCAGACGAAGAGCAATTGAAGCGTTTTAATGAGCGTGCGCAAGATCCATATAAATCATGGAAGTTAACAGATGAGGACTGGAGAAATCGCGAAAAAACACCAGAATATATCGCAGCAGCGAATGATATGTTTGAAAAAACAGACAAGAAAAATGCGCCATGGGTTTTGGTAGCAGGAAACGATAAAAAACATGCACGTGTACAAGTGCTACAAGAAACGCTTGCACATATTGAACGCGAGGCACAAAAGCGTGGTTTACATTTAACAAATGTTTTAGATAAGTCCGATTTAGAGGATGCTGAATCGTCCAGTATTGAATTGTTACAAATTCAACCAAAAAAACAAGTGAAAAATAAATAA